A section of the Pseudomonas tritici genome encodes:
- a CDS encoding heavy metal response regulator transcription factor — protein sequence MKLLIVEDQPKTGQYLRQGLAEAGFTTELVADGTSGQHLALTGDYDLLILDVMLPGRDGWQILQAVRSAGLDIPVLFLTARDAVEDRVHGLELGADDYLVKPFAFSELLARVRSLLRRGSSSPQETALQLADLRLDLIRRRVERHGQRIDLTAKEFSLLELLLRRQGEVLPKSLIASQVWDMNFDSDTNIIEVAIRRLRLKVDDNFPTKLIHTVRGMGYVLEERAN from the coding sequence ATGAAACTGCTGATCGTCGAAGACCAACCCAAAACCGGCCAGTATCTGCGCCAGGGCCTGGCCGAGGCGGGCTTTACAACCGAATTGGTGGCCGACGGTACCAGCGGCCAGCACCTGGCACTGACCGGCGACTACGACTTGCTGATCCTCGACGTGATGCTGCCCGGCCGTGATGGCTGGCAAATCCTCCAAGCCGTGCGCAGCGCCGGCCTGGACATCCCGGTGCTGTTCCTCACCGCCCGCGACGCGGTGGAAGACCGAGTGCACGGTCTTGAGCTGGGCGCCGACGATTACCTGGTCAAGCCCTTCGCCTTTTCCGAACTGCTGGCCCGCGTACGCAGCCTGTTGCGCCGTGGCAGCAGCTCGCCTCAGGAAACCGCACTGCAACTGGCCGACCTGCGCCTGGACCTGATCCGCCGTCGCGTCGAACGGCACGGCCAGCGCATCGACCTGACGGCCAAGGAATTCTCCCTGTTGGAACTGCTGCTGCGCCGCCAGGGCGAAGTGCTGCCCAAATCGCTGATCGCCTCCCAGGTCTGGGACATGAATTTCGACAGTGACACCAACATCATCGAAGTAGCGATCCGCCGCCTGCGCCTGAAAGTCGACGATAACTTCCCCACCAAACTGATCCACACCGTACGCGGCATGGGTTACGTGCTGGAGGAGCGCGCCAATTGA
- the copI gene encoding copper-resistant cuproprotein CopI — MALRTPLLLAGCLLALSFDAVADAPHAYAFGQAAPASKATRTVEVTLQDISFSPKSIDVKAGETVRFVLVNKGQLLHEFNLDDAAMHAEHQKEMLQMQASGMLTATGMGEMDHSAMGHGAMKHDDPNSVLVEPGKTAELTWTFTKATGLEFACNLPGHYQAGMVGKLNVN, encoded by the coding sequence ATGGCGTTGCGTACACCCCTGTTGTTGGCGGGTTGCCTGCTGGCGTTGAGTTTCGATGCGGTGGCTGATGCGCCGCACGCCTATGCGTTCGGCCAGGCAGCCCCTGCGAGCAAAGCCACTCGCACCGTGGAAGTGACGCTGCAGGACATTTCCTTTTCGCCCAAGTCCATTGACGTAAAAGCCGGTGAGACGGTGCGCTTTGTACTGGTCAACAAGGGCCAGTTGCTCCACGAATTCAACCTGGACGATGCAGCGATGCATGCCGAGCATCAGAAGGAAATGTTACAGATGCAGGCCAGTGGCATGCTCACCGCCACCGGTATGGGCGAAATGGACCACAGCGCCATGGGCCATGGCGCGATGAAGCACGATGACCCCAATAGCGTATTGGTTGAACCCGGTAAAACTGCGGAGCTGACTTGGACGTTCACCAAAGCCACGGGCCTGGAGTTTGCCTGCAACCTGCCGGGGCATTATCAAGCGGGGATGGTCGGCAAGCTTAACGTCAACTAA
- the queF gene encoding NADPH-dependent 7-cyano-7-deazaguanine reductase QueF (Catalyzes the NADPH-dependent reduction of 7-cyano-7-deazaguanine (preQ0) to 7-aminomethyl-7-deazaguanine (preQ1) in queuosine biosynthesis), translated as MHPAAEHSPLGKSSEYISTYTPSLLFPIPRAAKWAELGLSAETLPYKGVDFWNCFELSWLLPSGKPVVAIGEFSIPADSPNIIESKSFKLYLNSLNQTAFADTASLEATLRTDLSAAAGKPVSVRIRSLAEIEAEGVMALPGVCIDELDISVSNYEHPRPELLRCDDSRTVEESVHSHLLKSNCPVTSQPDWGSVVVEYRGSALDHASLLEYLVSFRQHSDFHEQCVERIFLDLQRLLKPEKLTVYARYVRRGGLDINPYRSTEEVAFQNVRLARQ; from the coding sequence ATGCATCCCGCAGCCGAACATTCGCCGCTGGGCAAGTCCAGTGAATACATCTCCACCTATACACCTTCGTTGTTGTTCCCGATCCCGCGCGCGGCCAAATGGGCCGAGCTGGGCCTGAGCGCCGAGACCTTGCCTTACAAGGGCGTGGATTTCTGGAACTGCTTCGAACTGTCCTGGCTGCTGCCGTCCGGCAAGCCGGTGGTGGCCATCGGTGAATTCAGCATTCCGGCCGATTCGCCGAACATCATCGAGTCCAAGTCGTTCAAGCTGTACCTCAACTCGTTGAATCAGACCGCGTTCGCCGATACGGCCAGCCTTGAAGCGACCCTGCGTACCGACCTCAGCGCAGCCGCAGGTAAACCTGTGAGCGTGCGCATCCGCAGCTTGGCCGAAATCGAGGCTGAAGGCGTGATGGCGTTGCCGGGTGTGTGCATTGATGAGCTGGATATCAGCGTCAGCAACTACGAGCACCCCCGTCCGGAATTGCTGCGTTGCGATGATTCGCGCACGGTGGAGGAGAGCGTGCACAGCCATCTACTCAAATCCAACTGCCCGGTGACCAGCCAGCCTGACTGGGGCAGTGTGGTGGTGGAGTACCGTGGCTCGGCGCTGGATCACGCCAGTCTGCTGGAATACCTCGTGAGCTTTCGCCAGCACTCGGACTTCCATGAGCAGTGTGTAGAGCGCATCTTTCTCGACCTGCAGCGTTTGCTCAAGCCTGAGAAGTTGACCGTATATGCGCGGTATGTGCGGCGTGGCGGGTTGGATATCAACCCGTATCGCAGCACGGAAGAGGTGGCGTTCCAGAACGTGCGCCTGGCTCGTCAGTAG
- a CDS encoding DUF4404 family protein, whose protein sequence is MPDRKKLEEQVEILRGQLEQEPPLSEEKREALEALIAKFELQLELEPATQTPSISDDVNQAAIEFDAEHPVISGTLRNIMITLGNMGI, encoded by the coding sequence ATGCCTGATCGCAAAAAACTGGAAGAACAGGTCGAGATCCTGCGCGGGCAGTTGGAACAGGAACCGCCGCTGTCGGAAGAGAAACGTGAAGCGCTGGAGGCCTTGATTGCCAAGTTTGAATTACAACTTGAACTGGAACCGGCCACACAGACACCCAGTATTTCTGACGATGTGAATCAAGCTGCTATCGAGTTCGACGCCGAACACCCGGTCATTTCCGGGACTTTGCGCAATATCATGATCACCTTGGGCAACATGGGGATCTGA
- a CDS encoding phosphatase yields MPHAEIAIASAPALTAVLFGLSGCLVDFGSRARTDSTSPDSQATPGALKILRSLKEQGVPCAWLDELPPSVTTPLAVTLPDWVKATPPSSIRWPAPHACWQALMALNIERLGGCVLVSGEPRLLQSGLNAGLWTIGLASCGSLCGMAPEQWQALSEQEREHKRGKATVALYGLGVHSVIDHLGELGTCLADISLRQLKGEKP; encoded by the coding sequence ATGCCTCACGCTGAAATAGCCATCGCCAGTGCTCCCGCCTTGACTGCCGTCTTGTTTGGCTTGAGTGGCTGCCTGGTGGACTTCGGTTCCCGGGCGCGCACCGATTCGACCTCCCCCGATTCCCAAGCCACACCTGGCGCGCTGAAAATCCTGCGCAGCCTCAAGGAACAAGGCGTCCCCTGCGCCTGGCTGGATGAACTCCCTCCCTCTGTCACTACGCCCCTGGCCGTCACGCTGCCAGACTGGGTCAAGGCGACGCCACCTTCCTCGATCCGCTGGCCGGCGCCGCATGCCTGCTGGCAAGCCTTGATGGCGCTGAACATCGAACGCCTGGGAGGCTGCGTGTTGGTCAGCGGCGAACCGCGCCTACTGCAATCTGGGCTCAATGCCGGATTGTGGACCATCGGCCTGGCCTCCTGCGGCTCGCTGTGCGGCATGGCACCGGAACAATGGCAAGCGCTGAGCGAACAGGAACGCGAACACAAGCGCGGCAAGGCCACCGTCGCTCTGTACGGGTTGGGCGTGCACTCGGTCATTGATCACCTGGGCGAACTCGGCACCTGCTTGGCCGACATCAGCCTGCGCCAGCTCAAAGGCGAGAAGCCCTGA
- a CDS encoding MlaA family lipoprotein has protein sequence MRWSHYFAQLSVCATVLLAPFAAHAASEDDPWESINRPIFTFNDTVDTYALKPLAQGYEWITPQFVEDGIHNFFRNIGDVGNLANNVLQLKPHNAGVDTARLLVNTTFGVLGFIDVGTKMGLQRSDEDFGQTLGYWGVGSGPYVMIPLLGPSTLRDAPSKYVDSYTQPYRYMDDVSLRNSVMGLGIVDTRASLLDSEKLITGDKYTFIRNAYLQNREFKVKDGKVVDDF, from the coding sequence ATGCGCTGGAGCCACTACTTCGCTCAGCTGTCGGTGTGTGCCACTGTCTTGCTGGCCCCGTTCGCCGCACACGCGGCGTCGGAAGATGATCCATGGGAAAGTATCAACCGCCCGATCTTCACGTTCAACGACACAGTTGATACTTATGCCCTCAAGCCACTGGCTCAGGGCTATGAGTGGATTACCCCACAATTTGTCGAAGACGGTATCCACAACTTCTTCCGCAATATCGGGGATGTCGGCAACCTGGCCAACAACGTGCTGCAGCTCAAACCTCACAATGCCGGTGTCGACACTGCCCGTTTGCTGGTCAACACCACTTTCGGCGTGCTGGGCTTTATTGATGTGGGCACCAAAATGGGGCTGCAACGCAGCGATGAAGACTTCGGCCAGACCCTCGGCTACTGGGGTGTTGGCAGCGGTCCATACGTAATGATTCCGCTGCTGGGCCCAAGCACACTGCGCGATGCGCCGTCCAAGTACGTGGACAGCTACACGCAGCCGTACCGCTACATGGATGATGTTTCCCTGCGTAACAGTGTCATGGGCCTGGGCATTGTTGACACCCGCGCCAGCCTGCTCGACAGCGAAAAACTGATCACAGGTGACAAGTACACCTTCATCCGCAACGCCTACCTGCAGAATCGCGAGTTCAAGGTCAAGGATGGCAAGGTTGTCGACGACTTCTAA
- a CDS encoding PilZ domain-containing protein, with translation MSEHERDYAEKRDFIRMRVDADVSLIHAGQEIAGVCVDLSSSGMQVQAPRQFNVGDLLTVRIDSEHAALKGLEADTEVVWAKATGEDQHLGLKILKMR, from the coding sequence ATGAGCGAGCACGAGCGCGACTACGCTGAAAAACGCGATTTCATCCGCATGCGTGTGGATGCCGATGTGTCTCTGATCCACGCGGGGCAAGAGATTGCGGGGGTGTGCGTGGACCTTTCCAGCTCTGGTATGCAGGTACAGGCACCTCGCCAGTTCAACGTCGGCGACCTGCTGACCGTGCGCATCGATTCGGAGCACGCCGCACTGAAAGGACTGGAGGCGGATACCGAGGTGGTGTGGGCCAAAGCCACAGGTGAAGACCAGCACCTTGGTCTTAAAATCCTGAAGATGCGCTGA
- the rssB gene encoding two-component system response regulator RssB encodes MQKTSATLLIIDDDEVVRASLAAYLEDSGFSVLQASNGQQGLQVFEREQPDLVICDLRMPQMGGLELIRQVTELAPQTPVIVVSGAGVMNDAVEALRLGAADYLIKPLEDLAVLEHSVRRALDRARLLVENQRYREKLETANRELEASLNLLQEDQNAGRQVQMNMLPVSPWTIDEFQFAHQIIPSLYLSGDFVDYFRVDERRVAFYLADVSGHGASSAFVTVLLKFMTTRLLFESKRNGTLPEFTPSEVLGHINRGLISCKLGKHVTMVGGVIDEETGLLTYSIGGHLPMPVLYTPDSVRYLEGRGLPVGLFNEATYEDHILELPPTFSLTLMSDGILDLLPEPTLKEKEAALPQKVKSAGGSLDGLRQVFGLATLGEMPDDIALLVLSRNL; translated from the coding sequence ATGCAAAAAACCAGTGCCACGCTGCTGATAATCGATGACGACGAAGTAGTGCGCGCGAGCCTAGCGGCCTATTTGGAAGACAGTGGCTTCAGCGTCCTGCAGGCCAGTAATGGCCAACAGGGTCTCCAGGTATTCGAGCGCGAACAGCCTGACCTCGTGATCTGCGATCTGCGCATGCCCCAGATGGGCGGCCTCGAGCTGATTCGCCAGGTGACTGAGCTCGCCCCGCAGACGCCGGTGATTGTCGTGTCCGGTGCCGGCGTGATGAACGATGCCGTCGAAGCCCTGCGCCTGGGGGCTGCCGATTACCTGATCAAGCCCCTGGAAGACCTGGCGGTGCTGGAGCACTCGGTGCGCCGTGCCCTGGATCGTGCACGCCTTCTGGTGGAAAACCAGCGCTACCGCGAAAAGCTCGAAACCGCGAACCGCGAACTCGAAGCCAGCCTTAACCTGCTTCAGGAAGACCAGAACGCCGGTCGCCAGGTGCAGATGAACATGCTGCCAGTCAGCCCCTGGACCATCGACGAATTCCAGTTTGCACACCAGATCATCCCTTCGCTGTACCTGTCGGGTGATTTTGTCGATTACTTCCGCGTTGACGAGCGGCGTGTCGCGTTCTACCTGGCCGACGTCTCTGGCCATGGTGCTTCCTCGGCTTTTGTCACCGTGTTGTTGAAGTTCATGACCACACGGCTGCTGTTCGAATCCAAACGCAATGGCACCTTGCCGGAGTTCACCCCCTCCGAGGTGCTGGGCCACATCAACCGGGGCTTGATCAGCTGCAAGCTGGGCAAGCACGTGACGATGGTCGGCGGCGTTATTGACGAAGAAACCGGTCTTTTGACCTACAGCATCGGCGGTCACCTGCCGATGCCAGTGTTATACACTCCGGACAGTGTGCGTTACCTGGAAGGGCGTGGTCTGCCCGTAGGCTTGTTCAATGAAGCCACCTACGAAGACCACATCCTGGAACTGCCGCCGACGTTCAGCCTTACGCTGATGTCCGACGGCATCCTGGACCTCCTTCCAGAGCCTACACTCAAAGAGAAAGAAGCCGCCTTGCCCCAAAAGGTCAAGTCGGCGGGCGGCAGCCTGGATGGCCTGCGGCAGGTTTTTGGATTGGCCACGCTAGGGGAGATGCCGGATGATATCGCCCTATTGGTGTTGAGCAGGAATCTTTGA
- the rssC gene encoding anti-sigma factor antagonist RssC, with amino-acid sequence MSTGRIQFAEQDGTFVLKFVGEVRLTLCSALDATIERIFTALNFSAIVIDLTETRSIDSTTLGLLAKLSILSRQKVGLLPTVVTTHEDITRLLQSMGFDQVFNIVDRPIPCPECLTDLPSQDQSEEVVRVKVLEAHKILMGLNESNREAFHDLVNALERH; translated from the coding sequence ATGAGTACCGGAAGAATCCAATTCGCCGAGCAAGACGGGACCTTCGTCCTGAAATTTGTCGGTGAAGTGCGCCTGACCTTGTGTTCGGCGCTGGATGCGACGATTGAGCGGATTTTCACAGCACTGAATTTCTCGGCGATCGTGATCGATCTGACCGAAACCCGCAGCATCGATAGCACCACCCTTGGGCTGTTGGCCAAGTTATCCATTCTGTCTCGGCAGAAGGTCGGCCTGTTGCCTACGGTCGTCACCACCCACGAAGACATTACCCGGCTGCTGCAGTCCATGGGCTTCGACCAGGTGTTCAACATTGTTGATCGCCCGATCCCCTGCCCGGAATGCCTGACTGACCTGCCGTCGCAGGACCAGTCCGAGGAAGTGGTGCGTGTGAAAGTGCTGGAGGCACACAAGATCCTGATGGGCCTCAACGAGTCCAATCGCGAAGCCTTCCACGACCTCGTCAACGCGCTGGAACGCCACTGA
- the tal gene encoding transaldolase — MTSKLEQLKQFTTVVADTGDFSTLAKLKPQDATTNPSLLLKAASIPGYAKLLDECVQDCNGDVGLASDRFAVAVGQEILKVVPGRISTEVDARLSFDTDAVLKRAHRLIDLYDKAGVGRDRVLIKIASTWEGIRAAEQLEKEGIQTNLTLLFSFAQAVACAEAGVFLISPFVGRIYDWYKKANGNDYTGSEDPGVQSVTRIYNYYKANGYKTVVMGASFRNLSQIEELAGCDRLTISPDLLEKLAADEGKLERKLSPGHAGEARVHLTEAQFRWESNEDAMATEKLAEGIRQFARDQEKLEALLSAKL; from the coding sequence ATGACTTCCAAGCTGGAACAACTCAAGCAGTTCACCACCGTCGTAGCCGATACCGGCGATTTTTCTACCCTCGCCAAGCTCAAGCCGCAAGACGCCACCACCAACCCTTCCCTGCTGCTCAAGGCGGCCTCTATTCCGGGCTATGCCAAGCTGCTGGATGAGTGCGTACAGGACTGCAACGGCGACGTGGGCCTGGCCAGCGACCGTTTTGCGGTGGCGGTGGGTCAAGAGATCCTCAAAGTGGTACCGGGCCGCATTTCCACCGAGGTGGATGCCCGTCTGTCGTTCGACACTGACGCCGTACTCAAGCGTGCGCACCGTCTGATCGACCTGTACGACAAAGCTGGCGTTGGCCGCGATCGCGTGCTGATCAAGATCGCTTCCACCTGGGAAGGCATCCGCGCCGCCGAACAGCTGGAAAAAGAAGGCATCCAGACCAACCTGACCCTGCTGTTCTCGTTCGCCCAGGCCGTGGCGTGTGCAGAGGCTGGTGTGTTCCTGATTTCGCCGTTCGTGGGCCGTATCTACGATTGGTACAAGAAGGCCAACGGCAACGACTACACCGGCTCCGAAGATCCGGGCGTGCAGTCGGTGACGCGTATCTACAACTACTACAAGGCCAATGGCTACAAGACGGTGGTGATGGGTGCGAGCTTCCGTAACCTGAGCCAGATCGAAGAGTTGGCTGGGTGTGATCGCCTGACCATCAGCCCTGACCTGCTGGAGAAGCTGGCGGCGGATGAAGGCAAGCTGGAACGTAAATTGTCGCCAGGCCATGCCGGTGAAGCGCGTGTGCATCTGACTGAAGCGCAGTTCCGTTGGGAGTCCAACGAAGATGCGATGGCGACTGAGAAGTTGGCGGAAGGGATTCGTCAGTTTGCTCGGGATCAGGAGAAGCTGGAGGCGCTGTTGTCGGCCAAGCTGTAA
- the dusA gene encoding tRNA dihydrouridine(20/20a) synthase DusA, whose amino-acid sequence MLDKQSFSPAESSPALSRRFSVAPMMDWTDHHCRFFLRLLSKHALLYTEMVTTGAILHGDHERFLRHNEAEHPLALQLGGSVPADLAACARMAEAAGYDEVNLNVGCPSDRVQNNMIGAILMAHPALVADCVKAMRDAVSIPVTVKHRIGINGRDSYAELCDFVGQVNEAGCTSFTVHARIAILEGLSPKENRDIPPLRYDVAAQLKQDFPELEIILNGGIKTLEQCHEHLQTFDGVMLGREAYHNPYLLAEVDQQLFGSTLQVISRAEALAQLRPYIAEHLAGGGTMHHITRHVLGLGTGFPGARRFRQLLSVDIHKASDPLALLDQAGELLEGR is encoded by the coding sequence ATGCTAGATAAACAGAGCTTTAGCCCAGCAGAATCAAGCCCCGCACTGTCTCGGCGCTTTAGCGTTGCACCTATGATGGATTGGACGGACCACCATTGCCGGTTCTTCCTGCGCCTGCTCTCCAAACACGCCCTGCTCTACACCGAAATGGTCACCACCGGCGCGATCCTGCACGGCGATCACGAGCGCTTCCTGCGTCACAACGAAGCCGAGCACCCGCTCGCGCTGCAATTGGGCGGTAGCGTGCCTGCCGATCTGGCGGCGTGTGCGCGCATGGCCGAGGCTGCGGGGTATGACGAAGTAAACCTGAACGTCGGCTGCCCCAGCGACCGGGTGCAGAACAATATGATTGGGGCGATTTTGATGGCGCACCCTGCCCTGGTAGCCGATTGCGTGAAGGCGATGCGCGATGCGGTGTCGATTCCGGTGACCGTGAAGCATCGGATCGGGATCAACGGGCGGGACAGTTATGCCGAGCTGTGTGATTTCGTCGGCCAGGTTAACGAGGCAGGCTGCACCAGTTTTACCGTGCATGCGCGGATTGCGATTCTCGAAGGGTTGTCGCCGAAGGAGAATCGCGACATTCCGCCGTTGCGCTATGACGTGGCGGCCCAGTTGAAGCAGGACTTTCCGGAGTTAGAGATTATTCTCAACGGCGGGATCAAGACGTTGGAGCAGTGCCATGAGCATCTGCAGACGTTTGATGGGGTGATGCTGGGGCGCGAGGCTTATCACAATCCTTATTTGCTGGCGGAGGTGGATCAGCAGTTGTTTGGTAGCACGCTGCAGGTGATCAGTAGGGCTGAGGCGTTGGCGCAGTTGCGGCCTTATATTGCTGAGCATTTGGCCGGGGGTGGGACGATGCATCACATTACTCGGCATGTGTTGGGCTTGGGGACGGGTTTCCCGGGGGCTCGCAGGTTCAGGCAGCTGCTGTCGGTGGATATCCATAAGGCGAGTGATCCGTTGGCGTTGTTGGATCAGGCAGGAGAACTGTTGGAAGGACGGTGA
- a CDS encoding acyltransferase family protein, producing MVWLNYGASGKIRGFGILPSGKIGLSTKNEILPLTGLRFIAALYVFLFHFELSWPFSPGGVVGHVIAQGAVGMSVFFVLSGFLLAYQYSGRYEDKKNYFVRRLARIYPIYILAALITLPWIFGSQAGAAKLPAWDTAVLVVTNIFALQAWVPSYFKFWNNGGSWSISVEIFCYAMLPFIAPWMARLSNKKLAAFAVVMYLCSVAPGQLGRVWPDLSLAFFYALPAFRLPEFLLGVCGFLAVQRGFRLPYPNLAVVSVLLAFVVLINFRRFGLPYIGYNWLVLPVVVALVVGLCQSNGRISRLLSSEWFVWLGKISYCFYSFQALVLLLLVTFHNDLIEGFPLLELNWLLCIAAFFVLVGLSALGHHFVEEPCRRKIQQWSDARGYKGEGKKEPYAL from the coding sequence ATGGTGTGGCTTAACTATGGTGCGTCCGGTAAGATTCGTGGCTTTGGAATTTTGCCTTCAGGGAAGATTGGTTTGTCTACTAAAAATGAAATACTCCCGCTAACCGGGCTTAGGTTTATAGCGGCATTGTATGTATTCCTTTTTCATTTCGAGCTTAGTTGGCCGTTTTCTCCGGGTGGCGTAGTTGGGCATGTAATAGCCCAAGGCGCTGTAGGGATGTCAGTTTTCTTTGTGCTGTCGGGTTTTCTTCTCGCTTATCAGTACTCTGGGAGATACGAGGATAAGAAAAACTATTTTGTCCGGCGATTAGCGCGGATCTATCCAATATATATATTGGCGGCGCTGATTACTTTGCCTTGGATATTCGGTAGTCAGGCGGGCGCAGCAAAATTGCCCGCATGGGATACAGCTGTTCTTGTCGTAACAAATATCTTCGCGCTTCAAGCTTGGGTTCCAAGCTACTTTAAGTTTTGGAATAATGGCGGAAGTTGGTCTATCTCGGTCGAGATCTTTTGTTATGCGATGCTTCCTTTTATCGCGCCCTGGATGGCGAGGTTGTCGAATAAGAAGCTAGCAGCGTTTGCGGTAGTGATGTACCTCTGTTCGGTGGCTCCGGGACAGCTGGGGCGAGTGTGGCCGGACCTTTCGTTGGCTTTTTTCTATGCGTTACCTGCGTTTCGGCTTCCTGAGTTTCTTTTAGGTGTTTGCGGATTTTTGGCTGTTCAAAGAGGGTTTCGGTTGCCCTATCCTAACTTAGCAGTTGTTAGCGTTTTGCTAGCGTTTGTCGTTTTAATAAATTTTAGACGGTTTGGATTGCCCTATATTGGCTATAACTGGTTGGTTTTGCCAGTTGTCGTGGCGCTTGTTGTAGGGTTGTGCCAGTCTAATGGGCGTATATCAAGGTTGCTTTCAAGTGAGTGGTTTGTGTGGCTTGGGAAAATAAGTTACTGTTTCTATTCTTTTCAGGCACTCGTGTTGCTTTTGCTGGTGACGTTCCATAACGACTTAATTGAGGGTTTTCCTTTGCTTGAGCTTAATTGGCTGCTCTGCATTGCTGCCTTTTTTGTTCTTGTGGGTTTGTCGGCTCTTGGGCATCACTTTGTTGAAGAGCCTTGCCGAAGAAAGATACAGCAGTGGTCAGACGCCCGAGGTTATAAGGGTGAAGGTAAAAAAGAGCCTTATGCTCTTTGA
- a CDS encoding glycoside hydrolase family 19 protein encodes MPLTQQQLLQILPNAGRQAGVFVPVLNAAMSKYGIVHQLRIAAFVAQIGHESGQLRYVREIWGPTVQQAGYEGRTDLGNIVPGDGSKYRGRGLIQITGRANYAVCGDALGLDLINQPLLLEQPQHAAMSAAWFWGSRGLNTLADHGDFLKITKRINGGTNGLADRQALYDIALKVLA; translated from the coding sequence ATGCCGCTCACTCAGCAGCAATTGCTGCAGATCCTTCCGAACGCCGGCCGCCAAGCCGGCGTTTTTGTTCCTGTGCTGAACGCTGCCATGAGCAAGTACGGGATCGTCCATCAATTGCGGATTGCCGCGTTCGTTGCTCAGATCGGTCACGAGTCAGGCCAGCTTCGCTACGTGCGCGAAATTTGGGGGCCTACGGTGCAGCAGGCCGGGTATGAGGGGCGAACCGACTTGGGCAATATCGTTCCAGGTGACGGTTCCAAGTACCGTGGCCGGGGCCTGATCCAGATTACAGGCCGGGCGAATTATGCGGTGTGCGGTGATGCCCTCGGCCTGGACCTAATCAATCAACCGTTGTTACTTGAACAGCCACAACACGCGGCTATGTCGGCAGCATGGTTCTGGGGCTCGCGTGGGCTGAACACTTTAGCTGACCATGGCGACTTCCTGAAGATCACCAAGCGCATCAATGGTGGCACCAATGGGCTTGCCGACCGCCAGGCGCTGTACGACATAGCGCTGAAGGTGCTGGCGTGA
- a CDS encoding pentapeptide repeat-containing protein — MDGFHDKAHYFIFTDDSLPTPEKISEIKERLAKHETWLQTLGREGVRFRANRENFTGVDFSHRKLSGAEFTECKFDKAMLNDCEFLDLKDSGPNTVFFNCDLKDSIFDASRFSACIISVVRASGCSFYGASLENVSIIGNVRSYEDDNDVINDFRHCTISNTSVTNFNFYGALFDKCSLYMAKFSNCVFNKVDFSKALPASSLFFEGCKMSRVSFYDLVIEGSVFNKCNLARANFDRVKAKGSKFASSVLSYAKFANSDVSESVWGGSAVDYADFTGASLHHGEARLCDFTSTDFRNAQLYSLDLSGSTLRGAIIDSSTNINLTNFTGCTWLTGEICKAESIGRCIFK; from the coding sequence ATGGATGGTTTTCACGACAAGGCTCATTATTTCATTTTTACCGATGACAGTCTTCCCACTCCAGAGAAAATTTCAGAAATTAAAGAACGATTGGCTAAGCATGAAACCTGGCTTCAAACCCTAGGGCGTGAGGGAGTTAGATTTAGAGCAAACAGAGAAAATTTCACTGGTGTGGATTTTAGTCATCGAAAGCTAAGTGGTGCTGAATTCACAGAGTGCAAGTTTGATAAGGCAATGCTAAATGATTGTGAGTTTTTAGATCTAAAGGACAGCGGACCAAATACTGTTTTTTTTAATTGTGATTTAAAAGATTCTATATTTGATGCTTCTAGATTTTCTGCATGTATTATCTCGGTTGTGAGAGCTAGTGGCTGTAGTTTCTACGGTGCTAGCTTAGAAAACGTTTCTATTATCGGAAATGTAAGGTCGTATGAAGACGATAACGATGTGATAAACGATTTTCGTCACTGCACTATTAGTAATACGAGTGTAACTAATTTTAATTTTTATGGTGCTCTTTTTGACAAGTGTTCCTTGTATATGGCGAAGTTTTCTAACTGTGTTTTTAACAAGGTGGATTTTTCCAAAGCACTGCCCGCATCTTCCTTGTTTTTTGAAGGCTGTAAGATGTCGCGCGTCAGTTTTTATGATTTAGTTATAGAGGGGTCAGTGTTTAATAAATGTAATTTGGCTCGCGCAAATTTTGATCGCGTGAAGGCTAAAGGGTCTAAGTTTGCTAGTTCTGTATTGTCATACGCTAAATTTGCAAATTCTGATGTGTCAGAAAGTGTATGGGGGGGAAGTGCTGTTGACTATGCCGACTTTACTGGCGCGTCGCTTCATCATGGCGAAGCTAGGTTGTGCGATTTTACGTCGACTGACTTCCGTAATGCACAACTTTACAGTTTGGATCTTTCGGGTAGCACATTGCGTGGTGCAATAATCGATTCTTCAACAAACATAAATCTTACTAACTTCACTGGGTGCACATGGCTTACAGGGGAAATATGTAAGGCTGAGTCTATCGGGCGCTGTATATTCAAGTGA